Proteins from a genomic interval of Alphaproteobacteria bacterium:
- the groL gene encoding chaperonin GroEL: MAKEIVFDTDKMAAGVDKLANAVKITMGPKGRTVVIEKSYGAPVATKDGVTVARAVSLKDPAENIGARMVQEVAKKAGDDAGDGTTTATVLAQKLIREGRRVIAAGMNPMDVKRGIDLATAAVIADIDAHARPVRDSAEIAQVATISANGDADIGEKIANAMARVGQEGVITVEEAKGLDTEIDVVEGMQFDQGFMSPYFVTNSEKMLSELDGAQILVSEKKITGLQALLPILEPIAQSGKPLLIIAEDVESEALATLVLNRLRGGLKVCAVKAPGYGDRRKEMLKDIAILTGATVISDDMGMTFENITPAVLGSAKKVIVSKDSTLLAHGAGDKTAIAARADEIRNAISTTTSDYDREKLSERLAKLVGGVAVIKVGGMTEVEVKEKKDRVDDALAATRAAVSNGIVAGGGIALVRATSALNDLHGANSDQDVGIDIVRRAIIAPCAQIAENAGTSGEIVVGKVMDASDYNFGYNAQTGEYVDMMAAGIIDPAKVVKTAIAAAASTAGVMLTTGAVMTEIPDEKPANPQMSGGMPGMM; encoded by the coding sequence ATGGCAAAAGAAATTGTTTTTGATACAGATAAAATGGCGGCGGGCGTCGATAAATTAGCGAACGCGGTTAAAATCACTATGGGGCCCAAGGGGCGCACAGTTGTAATTGAAAAATCATACGGCGCACCCGTCGCGACCAAGGACGGTGTTACCGTGGCGCGCGCGGTATCCCTGAAAGACCCGGCGGAAAACATCGGTGCCCGCATGGTCCAAGAAGTTGCGAAAAAGGCCGGCGATGATGCCGGTGACGGCACAACAACTGCGACAGTGCTGGCGCAAAAATTAATCCGCGAAGGTCGCCGTGTAATCGCCGCTGGCATGAATCCAATGGATGTAAAGCGCGGTATTGACCTGGCAACCGCCGCGGTTATTGCCGACATTGATGCGCACGCCCGCCCGGTTCGTGACAGTGCGGAAATCGCCCAGGTTGCGACAATTTCTGCGAACGGCGATGCGGACATTGGCGAAAAAATCGCAAACGCCATGGCGCGCGTTGGCCAAGAAGGCGTCATCACCGTTGAAGAGGCCAAGGGTCTGGACACAGAAATCGATGTTGTCGAAGGTATGCAATTCGACCAGGGGTTCATGTCGCCATACTTTGTCACCAACAGTGAAAAAATGTTGTCGGAATTGGACGGTGCGCAAATCCTGGTGTCTGAAAAGAAAATCACAGGCCTGCAGGCATTATTGCCAATTCTTGAACCGATTGCCCAGTCTGGTAAACCATTGTTGATTATCGCCGAAGATGTCGAATCCGAAGCCTTGGCAACATTGGTCTTGAACCGTCTGCGTGGCGGTTTGAAAGTCTGCGCAGTCAAAGCACCTGGCTATGGCGACCGTCGCAAAGAAATGTTAAAAGACATCGCAATTCTGACGGGGGCCACAGTTATTTCCGATGATATGGGCATGACATTTGAAAACATTACACCGGCGGTATTGGGCTCGGCCAAGAAAGTTATTGTGTCCAAGGATTCAACATTATTGGCACACGGGGCAGGGGACAAAACCGCAATCGCCGCCCGTGCTGATGAAATTCGCAACGCAATTTCCACGACAACCAGCGATTATGACCGTGAAAAACTGTCTGAACGTCTGGCTAAATTGGTTGGTGGTGTTGCCGTTATCAAGGTTGGCGGCATGACCGAAGTAGAGGTCAAAGAAAAGAAAGACCGCGTTGACGACGCGTTGGCTGCAACGCGCGCGGCGGTGTCCAATGGCATTGTTGCCGGTGGTGGTATTGCATTGGTGCGCGCCACATCGGCCCTGAACGATTTACATGGCGCAAATTCTGACCAAGATGTCGGCATTGACATCGTTCGTCGCGCAATCATCGCGCCATGCGCCCAGATTGCTGAAAACGCTGGCACATCTGGCGAAATTGTCGTAGGCAAGGTTATGGATGCATCCGATTACAATTTTGGTTACAACGCCCAGACCGGCGAATATGTCGATATGATGGCGGCGGGCATCATTGACCC
- a CDS encoding DUF167 domain-containing protein: MRVNVRVIPRAKINRVEVQPDGTLRVHTTTAPTDGKATADVIKMLAGHYGVPKTSIKLIRGETSRDKVFEI; the protein is encoded by the coding sequence ATGAGAGTAAACGTTCGGGTTATTCCACGCGCGAAAATAAATCGGGTTGAAGTTCAGCCCGATGGCACACTGCGCGTACACACAACCACCGCACCAACCGACGGCAAGGCAACCGCGGATGTAATAAAAATGCTGGCGGGGCACTATGGCGTGCCAAAAACCAGCATTAAATTAATTCGTGGTGAAACGTCGCGCGATAAGGTGTTTGAAATTTAA
- the tilS gene encoding tRNA lysidine(34) synthetase TilS, whose product MNEKFLDFVRKYSTQRVAVAVSGGVDSICLLHWLVEQKMDIVALHVHHHLRAVADIEAAHVAYVCAELGVPCHTFHWDEKKPSTGIEVAARNARYKFMTDFCHENNIDVLMVAHQADDQIETFLMNLARGSGVVGLAGMQAESYRDGIKIARPLLGVFRRELVQYCDENNIKYFNDEMNFDDKYTRVKIRQNRHLLADKLGISDDRILLAIDNLGRARDALENDVGARVKSVIYDGYALFTDSFLFDVPCHIGLKLLGMLIQTIGGDEYQPRLNSLNFALSKLHTDCKFTLGHCAIRRFKDQILIVPEGEKTSIRKKNEKIKRLHKKQINK is encoded by the coding sequence ATGAACGAAAAGTTTTTGGATTTTGTTCGCAAATATTCAACGCAACGCGTGGCGGTCGCCGTCAGCGGTGGTGTGGATTCAATTTGTCTGTTGCACTGGTTGGTGGAACAAAAAATGGATATTGTTGCATTACATGTGCATCACCACCTGCGCGCGGTGGCGGATATTGAAGCCGCACATGTCGCATATGTGTGCGCAGAACTGGGTGTGCCGTGCCACACGTTTCATTGGGACGAAAAAAAACCAAGCACCGGGATTGAGGTTGCCGCACGAAATGCACGATATAAATTTATGACAGATTTTTGTCACGAAAATAATATTGATGTGTTAATGGTCGCACACCAGGCCGACGACCAAATTGAAACATTCTTGATGAATTTGGCGCGTGGCAGTGGGGTTGTTGGACTGGCCGGGATGCAGGCAGAATCGTATCGTGACGGAATTAAAATTGCACGACCGTTGTTGGGCGTTTTTCGACGAGAACTGGTTCAATACTGTGATGAAAATAATATCAAATATTTTAATGACGAAATGAATTTTGACGATAAATACACACGTGTCAAAATTCGGCAAAATCGTCATTTACTGGCGGACAAGTTAGGAATCTCAGACGACCGAATTTTGTTGGCCATTGATAACCTGGGGCGGGCGCGGGACGCACTGGAAAACGATGTAGGGGCGCGGGTTAAATCTGTTATTTATGATGGATATGCATTATTTACTGATTCTTTTCTGTTTGACGTGCCGTGCCATATTGGTTTAAAGTTGCTGGGGATGTTAATTCAAACCATCGGGGGGGACGAGTATCAGCCACGCTTGAATTCACTGAATTTCGCACTAAGTAAATTGCACACAGATTGTAAATTTACGTTGGGGCATTGCGCAATTCGGCGATTCAAAGACCAAATTTTAATTGTGCCCGAAGGTGAAAAAACAAGTATCAGGAAGAAAAATGAAAAAATTAAAAGACTTCACAAAAAACAAATCAACAAATAA
- a CDS encoding TIGR00730 family Rossman fold protein — MACTLKSIAVYCGHQLGDDPQFKRDARAVGRMLAKNGIRMVFGGGDVGLMGTVASAALDNGGDVIGVSTDDVIAMQEPAHNGISVQVVDGVNERKQIMFNESDAFIILPGGIGTLNELTDIMTMQQIGETDKPLFFLNTNGFWNPLARLIKHMRKHGFMVANLDVYNMHTADTVAELKKQILKY, encoded by the coding sequence ATGGCGTGTACATTAAAATCAATCGCGGTATATTGTGGTCATCAACTGGGCGACGACCCCCAGTTCAAGCGTGATGCCCGTGCGGTTGGTCGCATGTTGGCAAAAAATGGAATCCGTATGGTCTTTGGTGGTGGCGACGTTGGTTTAATGGGAACGGTTGCGTCGGCGGCATTGGACAATGGTGGCGACGTTATTGGTGTGTCAACCGACGACGTTATTGCCATGCAAGAACCTGCCCATAACGGCATCAGTGTCCAGGTTGTTGACGGTGTAAACGAACGTAAACAAATTATGTTTAATGAATCAGACGCCTTTATTATTTTGCCCGGTGGCATTGGTACACTAAACGAACTGACCGATATAATGACGATGCAGCAAATTGGCGAAACGGACAAGCCATTATTCTTTTTAAACACGAACGGATTCTGGAATCCATTGGCGCGTTTGATTAAACATATGCGTAAACATGGATTTATGGTTGCAAATCTGGATGTTTATAATATGCATACTGCTGACACCGTCGCAGAATTAAAGAAACAGATTTTAAAGTATTAA
- a CDS encoding HIT domain-containing protein yields MMYDVNNVFAKMIRGEIPTNKVCENDFAMSFYDINPMFKTHVLVIPKGQYQNILDFAKNASADEQAGFWDCFAQTAEKLGINCEFNCLANAGANAPFVKQSVFHFHLHLVAGERTPAFDEMAAEFK; encoded by the coding sequence ATGATGTACGATGTAAATAATGTTTTCGCGAAAATGATACGCGGCGAAATTCCAACAAATAAAGTCTGCGAAAATGATTTCGCGATGAGTTTTTATGATATTAACCCTATGTTCAAAACACATGTTCTGGTAATCCCCAAGGGACAATATCAAAACATTCTGGATTTTGCAAAAAACGCATCGGCCGATGAACAGGCGGGATTCTGGGATTGCTTTGCCCAGACCGCGGAAAAATTGGGGATTAATTGCGAATTTAACTGTCTGGCAAATGCGGGGGCGAATGCACCGTTTGTTAAGCAGTCTGTGTTTCATTTTCACCTGCATTTGGTCGCGGGCGAACGCACACCAGCATTTGATGAAATGGCGGCGGAATTTAAATAG
- a CDS encoding co-chaperone GroES gives MFKPLHNYVLLERINEETTTAGGIIIPDNAREKPSRGRVIAAGPGLYDGDELIPMTVKTDDIVLFAKWASSANEIKLDGRDYVLIRETDILGIID, from the coding sequence ATGTTTAAACCTTTACACAATTATGTATTACTTGAAAGAATTAACGAAGAAACAACCACCGCTGGTGGAATTATTATCCCAGATAACGCCCGTGAAAAGCCATCACGTGGTCGTGTAATTGCGGCTGGACCGGGGCTGTACGATGGCGATGAATTGATTCCAATGACTGTAAAAACAGACGATATTGTTTTATTTGCGAAATGGGCATCGTCTGCGAACGAAATTAAGTTGGACGGTCGCGATTATGTCCTGATTCGCGAAACAGATATTTTGGGAATTATTGACTAA